Proteins from a genomic interval of Amycolatopsis sp. cg13:
- a CDS encoding SDR family NAD(P)-dependent oxidoreductase yields the protein MTKELAGKVALVTGAARGVGAATVAWLHARGARVLATDIRPEVERFADEDGVAVLVGDVSEEDVAVRSAAAALERFGGLDILVANAGRSVNKPVTETTAADWDEVMSVNARGAFLHAREAFRVMRDHGGGAIVTVGSFASTVGLAEAAAYSASKGALAQLTKVLALEGAPHGIRANVVAPGVIETDLLDTFRADSRAYLRSFGDAHPLGRVAQPEEIAEVIGFLASPRSAFVTGAVVAADGGYTAA from the coding sequence ATGACGAAAGAACTGGCGGGAAAGGTCGCCCTGGTCACGGGTGCCGCGCGCGGGGTCGGTGCGGCGACGGTTGCTTGGCTGCACGCCCGCGGGGCACGGGTGCTGGCCACGGACATCCGGCCGGAGGTGGAACGGTTCGCGGACGAGGACGGAGTGGCCGTGCTGGTCGGCGATGTGTCCGAAGAGGACGTTGCCGTGCGGTCGGCGGCTGCGGCGCTCGAGCGGTTCGGCGGGCTCGACATTCTGGTCGCCAACGCTGGTCGTTCGGTGAACAAGCCGGTCACCGAGACGACGGCGGCGGACTGGGACGAGGTGATGTCGGTCAACGCTCGCGGAGCGTTTCTGCATGCGCGAGAGGCGTTTCGGGTGATGCGCGACCACGGCGGGGGAGCGATCGTCACAGTCGGTTCGTTCGCTTCCACGGTGGGGCTGGCCGAAGCGGCGGCGTACAGCGCGTCCAAAGGAGCGCTGGCGCAATTGACGAAAGTGCTCGCGCTCGAAGGCGCTCCGCACGGAATTCGGGCGAATGTTGTTGCCCCGGGGGTGATTGAGACCGATCTGCTCGACACCTTCCGTGCTGACAGCCGGGCGTATCTGCGGTCCTTCGGCGACGCCCATCCGCTGGGGCGGGTCGCGCAGCCCGAGGAAATCGCCGAGGTGATCGGGTTTCTGGCTTCACCGCGGTCCGCGTTCGTCACTGGTGCGGTCGTCGCGGCCGACGGTGGCTACACCGCGGCTTGA
- a CDS encoding M56 family metallopeptidase → MIVSAALVVTAAVVGFCGPALLRRVLRARVPAPLRFVVWILLLGSMIAAGVGAVAAAFGPGHEVARRLVAWLRLDALRHHEVLHLDEVVGVSGALLAAGAAGAFALASIRLYRQQLRLHDRHFAELSMVCRARAGVWWLPLEEKLAYSIAGKPDLVVLSEGLAKDLSGPELAAVVDHERSHLRGRHHRLVGFAHAVSAALPFVPLARKSPEFVAAAVELSADAAAGRRHGPATVSAALDRMHPVRSAATALRLEHLARSGGNTVTGILALATAALLPVSTAAALIVAGAWTATPALLHA, encoded by the coding sequence GTGATCGTCTCCGCGGCGCTGGTCGTGACTGCGGCGGTGGTGGGTTTCTGCGGACCGGCTCTCCTGCGCCGGGTGTTGCGGGCACGGGTGCCTGCACCGTTGCGGTTTGTCGTGTGGATCCTGTTGCTGGGCAGCATGATCGCGGCTGGAGTCGGTGCGGTGGCGGCCGCGTTCGGGCCGGGGCACGAGGTGGCGCGGAGGCTGGTCGCGTGGCTGCGTCTTGATGCGTTGCGGCACCACGAAGTTCTGCATCTGGACGAGGTGGTCGGCGTATCCGGCGCGCTGCTCGCGGCGGGTGCGGCGGGAGCGTTCGCGCTGGCATCAATCCGCCTGTACCGGCAACAGCTTCGGTTGCACGACCGGCATTTCGCGGAATTGTCGATGGTGTGCCGGGCCAGGGCGGGCGTGTGGTGGCTGCCGTTGGAGGAGAAACTCGCCTACAGCATTGCCGGAAAGCCGGACCTGGTCGTGCTTTCCGAGGGGCTCGCGAAGGACCTCTCCGGCCCGGAACTCGCTGCGGTGGTCGATCACGAACGGTCCCACTTGCGTGGACGGCACCATCGGCTGGTCGGCTTTGCGCACGCGGTGTCGGCGGCACTGCCGTTCGTTCCGTTGGCCCGGAAGTCGCCGGAATTCGTTGCTGCGGCGGTGGAATTGAGCGCGGACGCTGCGGCTGGCCGTCGGCATGGACCGGCGACCGTCAGCGCGGCGTTGGATCGGATGCATCCGGTGCGTTCGGCGGCTACGGCGCTCAGGCTCGAACACCTCGCTCGCAGCGGTGGCAATACGGTGACCGGCATTCTCGCCCTCGCAACGGCAGCGTTACTCCCCGTGAGCACGGCCGCGGCCCTGATCGTCGCCGGAGCTTGGACGGCCACTCCCGCCCTGCTTCACGCCTGA
- a CDS encoding GIY-YIG nuclease family protein produces the protein MPYDAEFRLSITRALRDQLADSMAGLDPDALSVDNIEALRPRPGVYQLYHRGQLVYIGKSDIPLPTRLARHHRKVSGRTGISPGEMEFKCLYVEEDLSAVAPETLLIQRHRGAGEIPWNHNGFGSNDPGKERDTTTIKADHFDTLYPIDLEWPCRVPMIAPTIGDVLKQLSQMLPYKFRYQAARSPRTQPKEYSLPCPAAGCVEMTADELFGVIVETLPRPWQITALPGYVIMYRANKKYASAVRIYAS, from the coding sequence TTGCCGTACGACGCGGAATTCAGGTTGAGCATCACTCGCGCGCTGCGTGACCAGCTCGCGGACTCGATGGCGGGACTGGATCCAGACGCGTTGAGCGTGGACAACATCGAAGCCTTGCGTCCCCGCCCCGGCGTCTACCAGCTATATCATCGTGGTCAGCTGGTCTATATCGGCAAATCGGACATACCGTTGCCGACTCGCTTGGCGAGGCATCACCGCAAGGTCTCGGGGCGCACCGGTATCTCGCCCGGCGAGATGGAGTTCAAGTGCCTCTATGTGGAAGAGGACCTCTCCGCCGTCGCGCCGGAGACCCTGCTGATCCAACGTCACCGGGGTGCCGGAGAGATCCCGTGGAACCACAACGGCTTTGGAAGCAACGATCCGGGGAAGGAACGCGATACGACGACTATCAAGGCCGACCACTTTGACACCCTTTACCCGATCGACCTTGAATGGCCCTGTCGTGTGCCGATGATCGCCCCCACTATTGGGGACGTGCTCAAGCAGTTGAGTCAGATGCTTCCTTACAAGTTTCGTTACCAGGCCGCGCGTAGTCCCCGCACGCAGCCAAAGGAATACTCCTTGCCCTGTCCGGCGGCCGGTTGCGTCGAAATGACCGCGGATGAGCTGTTCGGCGTCATCGTCGAAACCTTGCCCAGGCCATGGCAGATTACCGCTCTGCCTGGCTACGTGATTATGTACAGGGCCAATAAGAAGTACGCGAGTGCTGTGCGGATCTACGCGAGTTGA
- a CDS encoding M23 family metallopeptidase yields the protein MAGARRRRSSRVAAGARGGLGAGLVLAGFAGGAAFAAAARAAPAERKSELPPMAAGHEVLPTAARPPEMELAVLKSAVKTRDDRLQREKARQEPRAYAPVPGTITSNYGGRWGATHYGLDVANDIGAPVRTPLAGTVVEAGPASGFGLWVRVRHEDGTVTVYGHINRYLVSAGQRVAAGQVIAEVGNRGQSTGPHLHFEVWADGERKTDPLRWLRGLGVRIEPGG from the coding sequence ATGGCGGGTGCCCGCAGGCGGCGTTCGAGCCGGGTTGCCGCTGGTGCTCGCGGCGGGTTGGGCGCGGGGCTCGTCCTGGCCGGGTTCGCGGGCGGGGCGGCGTTCGCGGCGGCTGCCCGGGCGGCTCCGGCCGAGCGCAAAAGCGAACTGCCGCCCATGGCAGCGGGGCATGAGGTGCTGCCGACAGCTGCGCGTCCGCCGGAGATGGAGCTGGCGGTGCTGAAGTCCGCGGTCAAAACCCGCGACGATCGGCTTCAGCGAGAAAAGGCCCGGCAAGAACCCCGTGCGTACGCGCCGGTGCCGGGCACGATCACCTCCAACTACGGCGGCCGCTGGGGAGCGACCCACTACGGACTGGATGTAGCGAACGACATCGGCGCCCCGGTCCGGACCCCGCTTGCCGGGACGGTCGTCGAGGCCGGTCCGGCGAGCGGGTTCGGGCTGTGGGTCCGCGTCCGGCACGAGGACGGGACAGTCACGGTGTACGGGCACATCAACCGTTACTTGGTCTCCGCCGGGCAGCGCGTGGCGGCCGGGCAGGTGATCGCCGAGGTGGGCAACCGCGGGCAGTCGACGGGGCCGCATTTGCACTTCGAGGTCTGGGCGGACGGGGAGCGCAAGACCGACCCGCTGCGCTGGCTGCGCGGGCTCGGCGTGCGGATCGAACCGGGCGGGTGA
- a CDS encoding BlaI/MecI/CopY family transcriptional regulator, whose product MQGLGELESAAMDVLWRAGEARTVREVLEELNRDLAYTTVLTVLDHLHSKGWVEREKRSRAYCYTPTLSREEAAARAMRNLLADVGDPEGVLLHFARSASEGERDALRRGLRKRS is encoded by the coding sequence GTGCAGGGACTCGGCGAGCTGGAATCGGCGGCGATGGACGTCTTGTGGCGCGCGGGCGAAGCGCGCACGGTCCGCGAAGTGCTGGAGGAGCTGAACCGGGACCTGGCTTATACGACTGTCCTTACCGTGCTCGATCATTTGCACAGCAAGGGCTGGGTGGAACGCGAGAAGCGCAGCCGAGCCTATTGCTACACGCCGACTCTCTCGCGAGAGGAAGCGGCGGCTCGGGCGATGCGTAATCTGCTCGCTGACGTCGGGGATCCCGAAGGAGTGCTGCTGCATTTCGCGCGGTCGGCGTCGGAGGGGGAGCGGGACGCGTTGCGGCGCGGGTTGAGGAAGCGCTCGTGA
- a CDS encoding helix-turn-helix transcriptional regulator, producing the protein MGTELGDFLRARRAQRSPDDADVRYSGRRKVAGLRREEVAVLAGVNVDYYARLEQGRETRPSPQVLDALSRALDLDPDAREHLYRLAGAAPPDLPSPTPRTVSPELRQLMDSHPHAPAFVLNRVLDILATNTLADALFSPFAAADNLARMTFLDPAGRQFYARWEWTAQATVANLRAAVDPALPSLVAELSEGSEEFRALWETHQVRGKTREPKHLVHPAVGELTLTYQAFDVRSAPGQQLIVYQAEPGSTSADALALLSSVPLRVRQ; encoded by the coding sequence ATGGGCACGGAACTGGGCGACTTCCTGCGGGCACGCCGCGCACAACGCTCCCCGGACGACGCCGACGTGCGTTATTCCGGCAGACGCAAGGTCGCGGGCCTGCGCCGCGAGGAAGTCGCCGTGCTCGCCGGAGTGAACGTCGACTACTACGCGCGCTTGGAACAGGGCCGCGAAACCCGCCCGTCACCGCAGGTGCTCGACGCCCTCAGCCGCGCACTGGACCTGGACCCCGACGCCCGCGAACACCTCTACCGCCTCGCCGGCGCCGCCCCGCCCGACCTGCCGTCCCCGACGCCCCGGACCGTGAGCCCAGAACTGCGGCAGCTCATGGACAGCCATCCGCACGCGCCCGCGTTCGTGCTCAACCGCGTCCTGGACATCCTGGCCACGAACACCCTCGCCGACGCCCTGTTCTCCCCGTTCGCCGCGGCCGACAACCTGGCCCGAATGACATTCCTCGACCCGGCGGGTCGGCAGTTCTACGCCCGCTGGGAATGGACGGCCCAGGCGACAGTGGCGAATCTGCGAGCCGCGGTCGACCCGGCGCTGCCGTCGCTGGTGGCGGAATTGAGCGAGGGCAGCGAGGAGTTCCGGGCCTTATGGGAGACGCATCAAGTGCGGGGGAAGACTCGCGAGCCGAAGCACCTCGTGCATCCCGCAGTCGGGGAGCTGACGTTGACATACCAGGCGTTCGACGTGCGGAGTGCGCCTGGGCAGCAGTTGATCGTTTATCAGGCTGAGCCTGGCAGTACCAGTGCTGATGCGCTTGCGTTGTTGAGCAGTGTGCCGCTTCGGGTGCGCCAGTAG
- a CDS encoding Ig-like domain-containing protein, whose product MLGRKTQIIAGILAGLALTAGCTAAPEPGPAAGNDQKTSAAPAPATLDLGPKDGSNDVAPGEPVTAVAGGSTLSDVTVAAADGTPVPGEMDAAKQRWNTSKPLEYGTKYTLTARSVGADGNPVTRTSTFTTATAKAQAYPSVIPLDGETTGVGMPITIKFSAPVADKAAAEKMLTVTSDKPATGAWRWFGDDEVHYRTKEYWPAYSTIVLDIKIAGRALGNGVFGKADRKITFKTGASIISKVSDNEKQMRTYKDGQLVLTSPVSLGKPSARSVSGTMLIMTVQSPYTMDSSTYGVPTDAPGGYRTTVKYALRLTNSGQFLHSAPWSVRQQGHSNTSHGCLNVSVENAKWFYENSHRGDVVTVTDTGVDLKPGDGWTDWRFSWDEWQKKV is encoded by the coding sequence GTGCTGGGGCGAAAAACGCAGATCATCGCGGGGATCCTCGCCGGGCTGGCGCTGACGGCGGGCTGCACGGCCGCACCGGAGCCCGGTCCCGCCGCCGGGAACGACCAGAAGACCAGCGCCGCGCCGGCGCCCGCGACCCTCGACCTCGGGCCGAAGGACGGCTCGAACGACGTCGCGCCCGGTGAGCCCGTCACCGCGGTGGCCGGAGGGTCCACGCTCAGTGACGTCACGGTCGCGGCCGCGGACGGCACCCCGGTCCCGGGCGAGATGGACGCGGCGAAGCAGCGCTGGAACACCAGCAAGCCCCTCGAATACGGCACGAAGTACACGCTGACCGCCCGCTCGGTCGGCGCGGACGGAAACCCGGTGACCCGCACCAGCACCTTCACCACCGCGACCGCCAAAGCGCAGGCTTACCCGTCGGTGATCCCGCTCGACGGCGAGACCACCGGCGTCGGCATGCCGATCACGATCAAGTTCTCCGCGCCGGTCGCGGACAAGGCCGCCGCGGAAAAGATGCTCACCGTCACCTCCGACAAGCCCGCGACCGGAGCCTGGCGCTGGTTCGGCGACGACGAGGTGCACTACCGCACCAAGGAATACTGGCCCGCGTACTCCACGATCGTCCTCGACATCAAGATCGCGGGCCGCGCGCTCGGCAACGGGGTGTTCGGCAAGGCCGACCGCAAGATCACGTTCAAGACCGGCGCGTCGATCATCTCGAAGGTGTCGGACAACGAAAAGCAGATGCGGACGTACAAGGACGGCCAGCTCGTCCTGACGTCCCCGGTCAGCCTCGGCAAGCCGTCGGCGCGCAGCGTTTCGGGCACCATGCTGATCATGACCGTGCAGTCTCCGTACACAATGGACTCCAGCACGTACGGCGTGCCCACCGACGCGCCGGGCGGCTACCGCACCACGGTCAAATACGCGCTGCGGCTCACCAACTCCGGCCAGTTCCTGCATTCCGCGCCGTGGTCGGTCCGGCAGCAGGGCCACTCCAACACTTCGCACGGCTGCCTCAACGTCAGCGTCGAGAACGCGAAGTGGTTCTACGAAAACTCCCATCGCGGGGACGTCGTGACGGTGACCGACACCGGAGTGGACCTCAAACCCGGCGACGGCTGGACCGACTGGCGGTTCAGCTGGGACGAATGGCAGAAGAAGGTCTGA
- a CDS encoding cation diffusion facilitator family transporter: MSEHKTGHGHGHGVAAGADRTWLVRALVLIVGFMAVELVVGLIAGSLALITDAGHMLTDAASIVLALVAIRLAARPAKGGFTYGLKRAEILSAQANGITLLLLTAWFLYEAATRLIDPPEVQGALVLVTALAGIVVNVAASWCISRANRSSLNVEGAFQHILNDLYAFIATAVAGAIVWWTGFARADAIAALVVAALMAKAGWGLVRESGRIFLEAAPAGIDPEVVGEQVASVPDVVQVHDLHIWQITSGEPALSAHVLVRPAADCHAVRAGIEEIMRSRHRLDHTTLQVDHVDEDRAEHCEGSHGPTYRFTGRS; the protein is encoded by the coding sequence GTGAGCGAGCACAAGACGGGGCACGGCCACGGCCACGGGGTGGCGGCGGGCGCGGACCGCACGTGGCTGGTGCGGGCGCTGGTGCTGATCGTCGGGTTCATGGCGGTCGAGCTGGTCGTCGGCCTGATCGCCGGGTCGCTCGCGCTGATCACCGACGCGGGCCACATGCTCACCGACGCCGCGTCGATCGTGCTCGCGCTGGTCGCGATCCGGCTGGCCGCGCGTCCGGCGAAGGGCGGGTTCACCTACGGGCTCAAGCGCGCGGAAATCCTGTCCGCGCAGGCCAACGGGATCACCTTGCTCCTGCTCACCGCGTGGTTCCTCTACGAGGCGGCGACCCGGCTGATCGATCCGCCGGAGGTCCAGGGTGCGCTGGTGCTGGTGACGGCGCTGGCCGGGATCGTCGTGAACGTCGCGGCGAGCTGGTGCATCAGCCGGGCGAACCGGTCGAGCCTGAACGTCGAGGGCGCGTTCCAGCACATCCTCAACGACCTGTACGCGTTCATCGCGACCGCGGTGGCCGGCGCGATCGTGTGGTGGACCGGGTTCGCCCGCGCCGACGCGATCGCGGCGCTGGTGGTCGCCGCGCTGATGGCGAAGGCGGGCTGGGGGCTGGTCCGCGAGTCCGGCCGGATCTTCCTGGAGGCGGCGCCCGCCGGGATCGATCCCGAGGTGGTCGGGGAGCAGGTGGCCTCGGTTCCGGACGTGGTGCAGGTGCACGACCTGCACATCTGGCAGATCACCTCGGGCGAGCCCGCGTTGTCCGCGCACGTGCTGGTGCGGCCCGCCGCCGATTGTCACGCGGTGCGGGCGGGGATCGAGGAGATCATGCGGTCCCGGCACCGGCTGGACCACACGACGCTGCAGGTGGACCACGTCGACGAGGACCGGGCCGAGCATTGCGAAGGGTCGCACGGGCCGACTTACCGGTTCACCGGGCGCAGCTGA
- the sbnB gene encoding 2,3-diaminopropionate biosynthesis protein SbnB, giving the protein MTTQSFTAESAAAGPVAVPPFAVISGAQVQQALAGREREVVDLVETAYRVHGTGDSVNPPSYFLRFPDRPADRIIALPASLGGKTNVAGLKWISSFPGNVAAGIPRASAVLILNDLATGYPFACLESSIISATRTAASAALAADWLSRPRQRPRRVGFFGVGLIARYIHTFLAGTGWEFDEINVHDLHAESAAGFRGYLEQSGFAGDISVHDTAEGLIRDSDLVIFATIAGEPHVHDPSWFSHNPLVLHVSLRDLAPEVLLASANIVDDVDHCLKANTSPHLVEQRTGSRDFLLGTLDDVLSGRISPPADQPLIFSPFGLGVLDLAVGAFVHERVSDAGGLHVIEDFFHDLRRYG; this is encoded by the coding sequence GTGACCACGCAATCCTTCACCGCCGAATCCGCGGCCGCGGGGCCGGTCGCCGTGCCGCCGTTCGCGGTGATCTCCGGAGCCCAGGTCCAGCAGGCGCTGGCCGGGCGCGAACGGGAGGTCGTCGATCTCGTCGAGACCGCCTACCGGGTGCACGGCACCGGAGATTCGGTCAACCCGCCGTCGTATTTCCTGCGCTTCCCCGACCGCCCGGCCGACCGGATCATCGCCCTGCCCGCCTCGCTCGGCGGGAAGACCAACGTCGCGGGCCTGAAGTGGATTTCCAGCTTCCCGGGCAACGTCGCCGCCGGGATCCCGAGGGCGTCGGCGGTGCTGATCCTCAACGACCTCGCGACCGGGTATCCGTTCGCCTGCCTGGAAAGCTCCATCATCAGCGCGACCAGGACCGCCGCGTCCGCCGCGCTCGCCGCGGACTGGCTCAGCCGGCCCCGGCAACGGCCGAGGCGCGTCGGATTCTTCGGCGTCGGCCTGATCGCCCGCTACATCCACACCTTCCTCGCCGGAACCGGCTGGGAGTTCGACGAAATCAACGTGCACGACCTGCATGCCGAAAGCGCCGCCGGATTCCGCGGCTACCTGGAGCAGTCCGGGTTCGCCGGGGACATCAGCGTGCACGACACGGCCGAAGGCCTGATCCGCGACAGCGATCTGGTGATCTTCGCGACCATCGCCGGCGAACCGCACGTGCACGATCCTTCGTGGTTCTCGCACAACCCGTTGGTACTGCACGTTTCCTTGCGTGACCTGGCGCCAGAGGTGCTGCTGGCGTCGGCGAACATCGTCGACGACGTGGACCACTGCCTCAAGGCCAACACCTCGCCGCATCTGGTCGAACAGCGCACCGGCAGCCGGGATTTCCTGCTCGGCACCCTGGACGACGTGCTGTCCGGCCGGATCAGCCCGCCCGCCGACCAGCCGCTGATCTTCTCCCCGTTCGGGCTCGGCGTCCTCGACCTCGCGGTCGGGGCCTTCGTCCACGAGAGAGTGTCCGACGCCGGCGGACTGCACGTCATCGAGGACTTCTTCCACGACCTGCGCCGGTATGGCTGA
- a CDS encoding Eco29kI family restriction endonuclease, whose protein sequence is MPSRKAPDPRTAVLDSLLRTAEEAARVGKKLERQTRENFRKKLNVEIDLLRKVSNQLDPVLRPTKLFNPLEPDTTARIVALMAASQPRHPLATLRSFYGAGVYALYYNGPFAPYAELSKKEHPVYVGKADPDNRSSNDPVEHGRKIFDRLREHRASIESSSTLDINDFDCRFLIVQSGFQQAAEAQLIEFFKPVWNKETKICYGIGKHGDSAKTRQNKRSPWDTLHPGRSWADETGQDQHERTAIIEKIQNHLEKYPPISTLEELLGNFITELRQIDNESFVDASGQPREVDSDEEAPPSTRGTDQEPLLGLFDED, encoded by the coding sequence GTGCCATCCAGAAAAGCGCCCGATCCCAGGACGGCCGTCCTCGACAGCCTGCTGCGCACCGCCGAAGAAGCGGCGCGGGTCGGAAAGAAGCTGGAACGTCAGACTCGCGAGAATTTCCGGAAGAAGCTCAACGTAGAGATCGACTTATTGCGAAAGGTCTCGAATCAGCTCGATCCCGTGCTGAGGCCGACCAAGCTCTTCAACCCCCTGGAGCCTGACACCACCGCGCGGATCGTGGCTCTCATGGCAGCCTCTCAACCGCGCCACCCTCTCGCTACCTTGCGCTCGTTCTACGGTGCCGGTGTCTACGCTCTCTACTACAACGGCCCCTTCGCCCCATACGCGGAACTGTCCAAGAAAGAACATCCGGTATACGTCGGCAAGGCGGACCCGGACAACCGATCGAGCAACGACCCGGTCGAACACGGACGCAAGATCTTCGACCGGCTTCGCGAGCACCGGGCTTCGATCGAATCGAGCAGCACTCTCGACATCAACGACTTCGACTGCCGATTCCTCATCGTACAGAGCGGCTTCCAGCAAGCAGCAGAAGCTCAGCTAATCGAATTCTTTAAGCCCGTCTGGAACAAAGAGACGAAGATCTGTTACGGGATCGGCAAGCATGGCGACAGCGCCAAAACCAGGCAAAACAAACGATCACCGTGGGACACCCTCCATCCCGGACGCAGCTGGGCCGACGAAACGGGTCAAGACCAGCACGAAAGGACCGCCATCATCGAAAAGATTCAAAACCACCTGGAGAAATACCCGCCCATATCCACCCTCGAAGAGCTTCTTGGCAACTTCATCACCGAACTACGCCAAATCGATAACGAAAGTTTCGTCGACGCTTCAGGGCAACCACGAGAAGTCGATTCGGACGAAGAAGCTCCCCCCAGCACGCGAGGCACGGATCAGGAGCCATTGCTCGGCTTGTTTGACGAGGACTAG
- a CDS encoding SDR family NAD(P)-dependent oxidoreductase: MRLSGKVALLTGATGGIGQATAELFAREGASLVVTDVDQAAVEELAQRLGTEVLADRLDVSSSEDWRGTIERTRQRFGRLDVLVNIAGIVDWPGIEDTAPEAWDRVIAVNQTGTWLGMKTAMPLLRESGNGSVVNTSSVLGLVGSGAAAAYQASKGAVRLLTKTAAVEYATRGVRVNSVHPGVIATPMIQDLLDEQGDRQPDIVRTPMRRAGSPAEVAHAMLFLASDESSFVTGTELVVDGGLTAY, encoded by the coding sequence ATGCGGCTCAGCGGCAAGGTCGCGTTGCTCACCGGGGCGACCGGCGGGATCGGACAAGCCACGGCGGAACTGTTCGCGCGAGAGGGGGCCAGCCTGGTCGTCACCGACGTCGATCAAGCGGCGGTGGAGGAGCTCGCTCAACGGCTGGGGACCGAGGTCCTGGCCGACCGATTGGACGTCTCCTCGTCGGAGGACTGGCGCGGCACGATCGAACGGACCCGGCAGCGGTTCGGCCGGCTCGACGTGCTGGTCAACATCGCGGGAATCGTGGATTGGCCGGGCATCGAGGACACCGCGCCGGAGGCCTGGGACCGGGTGATCGCGGTCAACCAGACCGGGACCTGGCTCGGGATGAAGACCGCGATGCCGCTGCTGCGCGAATCCGGCAACGGATCGGTCGTCAACACTTCCTCGGTGCTGGGCCTCGTCGGCAGCGGCGCGGCTGCCGCGTACCAGGCGTCCAAAGGGGCGGTGCGGCTGCTGACCAAGACCGCCGCCGTCGAGTACGCGACGCGCGGCGTCCGGGTCAATTCGGTGCATCCGGGGGTGATCGCCACGCCGATGATCCAGGACTTGCTCGACGAACAGGGCGACCGGCAGCCCGACATCGTCCGCACGCCGATGCGTCGCGCGGGCAGTCCCGCCGAGGTCGCGCACGCGATGCTTTTCCTGGCCAGCGACGAATCCTCGTTCGTAACCGGGACCGAACTGGTCGTGGACGGCGGGCTCACCGCGTACTGA
- the sbnA gene encoding 2,3-diaminopropionate biosynthesis protein SbnA, whose translation MRVITVPEAFNEEALYVDLRWSFGYSLFLKCEGFNFAGSIKLKAATEMVDAAERDGLLRPGSIIVESSSGNLGVALSMIAASRGYKFLCVTDSRCNLATRRAIEALGNEVHIITEPSPESGFLGARIDHVRMLCASDERYVWLNQYTNPDNWGAHFHRTGPEIAAAFPALDVLFVGAGTTGTLMGCARFFRQWHRPVRIVAIDSVGSVTFGGPAGRRMLPGLGTSVRPAILDESYVDDVVLVEEPDSVRACHRLARNGFLFGGSTGTVVSGATSWLSEHDAHHLTAVAVAPDLGERYLDTIYQTNWLQGIYGEDVLSPQPRQSV comes from the coding sequence GTGCGTGTCATCACCGTTCCCGAAGCCTTCAACGAGGAGGCGCTGTACGTCGACCTCCGCTGGAGTTTCGGCTATTCGCTCTTCCTCAAGTGCGAGGGCTTCAACTTCGCCGGCTCCATCAAGCTGAAGGCCGCCACCGAAATGGTCGACGCGGCCGAACGCGACGGCCTGCTGCGGCCGGGCTCGATCATCGTCGAGTCCTCTTCGGGCAACCTCGGCGTCGCGCTGAGCATGATCGCGGCCAGCCGGGGGTACAAGTTCCTGTGCGTCACCGATTCCCGCTGCAACCTCGCGACCCGCCGCGCGATCGAGGCGCTCGGCAACGAGGTGCACATCATCACCGAACCCAGTCCCGAGAGCGGTTTCCTCGGGGCGCGCATCGACCACGTGCGCATGCTGTGCGCGTCGGACGAGCGGTACGTGTGGCTCAACCAGTACACCAACCCGGACAACTGGGGAGCGCACTTCCACCGGACCGGGCCGGAGATCGCCGCCGCGTTCCCGGCCCTCGACGTGCTGTTCGTCGGCGCGGGCACCACGGGCACCCTGATGGGCTGCGCGCGGTTCTTCCGGCAGTGGCACCGCCCGGTGCGGATCGTCGCGATCGACAGCGTCGGCTCGGTGACCTTCGGCGGCCCGGCGGGCCGGCGGATGCTGCCGGGGCTGGGCACCAGCGTGCGCCCGGCGATCCTGGACGAGTCCTATGTGGACGATGTGGTCCTGGTCGAGGAGCCGGATTCGGTCCGGGCGTGTCACCGCTTGGCCCGCAACGGTTTTCTGTTCGGTGGCTCGACCGGGACTGTGGTCAGTGGGGCGACGAGCTGGCTGTCCGAACACGATGCGCATCATCTGACCGCGGTGGCCGTCGCGCCGGACCTTGGCGAGCGGTACCTCGACACGATTTACCAGACCAACTGGCTGCAGGGGATTTACGGAGAGGACGTGCTGTCCCCGCAGCCCCGGCAATCCGTCTGA